The following are encoded in a window of Mustelus asterias chromosome 11, sMusAst1.hap1.1, whole genome shotgun sequence genomic DNA:
- the LOC144500329 gene encoding uncharacterized protein LOC144500329 isoform X4 → MHRMIRQFAAEYTSKTSTSQDSIVLTSTKDQSASKIPVLGASALNPVLSKLLMADQDRPLDLTVKKSNSESDNQDGVLDLSTKKNPCASNVSTSKSLSCSTSSILAKGNNKIPRQEAQLHTESQTSLDQFMAKLCRHHQIQFMSVLSYMRSEVSPTEEPLESSLVEDMAASNPAAVQLQSKNPEGRAGRGSALQPCTSSSQEIQTPNELNSESIEEKRPAHEEVLLVGTEASNVASIEKPTPRSCCSSGNCIKHCTEEAGFSSMSVCTTDCNQMGSVEVLQKETVNREEISDSQLDQSSNECTHISTVARIEEVCSNSQEGNTEAAVPAKAQVESLLAPPEELLNLSKNLTKNQNGSRSASGATTDHKTTKHTPIQGGPRENISATKRMIKDNHVLTKETSAKDCWPVSKPRTTVRNTNGRLRLKPQVPPTKTARKSTRVSMLRARTPMPTMCQYVNEHDNQCDIVYISKPITECRFDAHRSLSSSRKTARKSTRGHLCNEEYWELKTVRTLAKNSTIEASKGNCPSLIPIPPTPVTPKQALILPVSVPAIGVPVVSDIQENSKPLLLKVLPEESQDFRCSESKGELVVKPSQTCRLQETEAPSHNANSPQGESGKPRDQTITYSSKTHSVEIKDTLVSNAQAGNPIPTSAVYQTLVDSSPENAGASESTEPLRLLKECRTTQWSPSKVEQIVKERGDMEGTSSTADCPNNSEPVPTNQNQNQLLSSVDKGSSSPGSIGINTILSQECSNQHSDNTEISNTDKAMMNNIPSSPIAAAGDSGESAEVNEVQVEKSLIEQEGSSSSGQILSVPAGAVPCSVTPKEVLCPQIDSTCQDENSCNVPGGPTLELLKEPLQGADRLRSVNDPGLEKRRLEDLDKNEINHKSEKDVVIGRTSESEKHASHHKEKTLNPSKSEKRKWRKKLELASSDRCLRSQQSRPQTVTCPSDKEQPLVCADGLQVPCLNVKLLRNQGERGYKREVCVNRVALVQFPTDCFNKILLQSIIDPESRVHESLITTSEQEFCKTRKVAVKQASKDLLAKLESFEDEELIDDSSICDSTHYGQNHILEVCVDTKSSEERKVSFSIQKVGSDRDSESSNGPMDEISPANRQRSSSWKADTCKENSRWAKGSLTRRSTNFGSLHQAAKGTASKVPPGDKKVVGGSRTLRFPNLPKTEPEMAVLQEDSKCPSLNQSTGALQENEDSELLGVNDPDAPEVSRPKFLDWCSEDENQELITTLNATYENIHKAWIQMEKEVPVMQKTKSKSDRLKEIWKSKKRARKARGLYDHKISPVQKLFVTNFNLASICKWFMETTETRSLIIVKNVSARNPVETMKTKTFLQKNSMVGLFPSPQAERLKKHLKKFAVASPARNNCKTRALLDHVQRSAATGADGAGQQQQWDLSLDAGEGLAPRDLFLAKVESTSVEGGRSPSNRTAPQPSKHLGLKKPVSAWILRKYSNMRGKLHKLQQGKEQAGRKLLAKHKSVCMNPMVSPKLTSQTQLDSRGALLPTAPPKPEGKGKRKAPKNTSVKGLRKGRVKSSKSEAGPPAPPSKFTPKQLSANRKSRVEGSSVKPPVPKKTAAGGKAHVPEKRYSGLKTIARGKKLPQSRDRAKAKKVKGSSSKERQMKPTKKTAASLAKTKRGGKTDDKKRNKAATPARRKRKGEISSEATHKKKRKLNEKRDPVPNKRKRTDAK, encoded by the coding sequence CAACAACAAGATACCGAGGCAGGAGGCACAACTCCATACAGAATCCCAGACTTCCCTGGACCAGTTTATGGCTAAGCTGTGTAGACATCATCAGATACAGTTTATGAGTGTATTAAGCTACATGCGCAGTGAAGTGAGTCCAACTGAGGAGCCATTAGAATCATCACTAGTTGAGGACATGGCTGCCTCCAACCCAGCCGCTGTCCAACTACAGTCTAAAAACCCTGAAGGCCGAGCTGGGAGAGGATCTGCTTTACAACCATGTACTTCATCAAGCCAAGAGATACAAACGCCAAATGAATTGAACAGCGAAAGCATTGAGGAAAAACGGCCTGCTCATGAGGAGGTACTCTTGGTAGGAACTGAAGCAAGCAATGTTGCCTCCATTGAAAAACCAACACCCAGAAGCTGCTGTAGCAGTGGGAATTGTatcaaacactgcactgaagagGCAGGGTTCTCCTCTATGAGTGTATGTACTACTGACTGTAATCAAATGGGGAGTGTGGAAGTTTTACAAAAAGAAACTGTGAATAGGGAGGAGATCAGTGACTCACAACTGGATCAGTCTTCCAATGAATGTACGCACATCAGTACTGTTGCCAGAATAGAAGAAGTGTGTTCTAACAGTCAGGAGGGCAACACAGAGGCTGCAGTTCCTGCCAAAGCTCAGGTTGAATCACTTCTAGCTCCCCCTGAAGAGCTTTTGAACTTGAGTAAGAATTTGACCAAAAATCAGAATGGTTCACGGAGTGCTTCCGGAGCCACTACAGATCACAAAACAACTAAACACACACCAATTCAAGGAGGGCCTCGAGAAAATATTAGTGCTACCAAAAGAATGATCAAGGATAATCATGTGCTCACAAAGGAAACGAGCGCCAAAGATTGCTGGCCTGTCTCGAAGCCGCGCACCACTGTGCGCAACACCAATGGCCGTCTGAGATTAAAGccccaggttcctcccacaaagaCAGCCAGAAAGAGCACCAGGGTGTCTATGCTGCGGGCTCGGACTCCTATGCCCACCATGTGCCAATATGTGAATGAGCACGACAACCAGTGTGACATTGTTTACATCAGCAAGCCCATCACAGAATGTCGCTTTGATGCTCATAGGTCCTTATCTTCCAGTAGGAAAACTGCAAGGAAAAGCACACGTGGCCATCTCTGTAATGAAGAATATTGGGAGCTAAAAACTGTCCGTACATTGGCCAAGAACTCAACAATAGAAGCAAGCAAGGGAAACTGCCCCTCTTTGATCCCCATACCACCCACCCCAGTGACTCCGAAGCAAGCACTTATCCTGCCAGTTAGTGTGCCGGCCATTGGTGTTCCTGTGGTCTCTGACATTCAGGAGAACTCAAAGCCCCTGCTGTTAAAAGTTTTGCCGGAAGAAAGTCAAGACTTTCGTTGCTCAGAGAGCAAAGGTGAGCTGGTCGTCAAACCAAGTCAGACCTGTCGATTGCAAGAGACTGAGGCGCCTTCCCATAATGCGAACAGCCCACAAGGGGAGTCCGGGAAGCCCAGGGATCAGACCATCACTTACAGCTCCAAAACACACTCTGTGGAAATCAAGGACACACTGGTCTCGAATGCACAAGCGGGCAACCCCATCCCAACAAGTGCCGTTTATCAAACTCTTGTTGACAGCTCACCAGAAAATGCTGGTGCTAGTGAGAGCACTGAGCCATTGAGATTGCTGAAAGAGTGCAGGACGACCCAATGGAGCCCTTCTAAAGTGGAACAAATAGTTAAGGAAAGAGGAGACATGGAGGGAACATCCTCAACAGCAGACTGTCCAAACAATTCGGAGCCCGTTCCAACTAACCAGAACCAAAACCAACTGTTGTCATCTGTGGATAAAGGGAGCAGCAGTCCTGGTAGTATTGGAATTAATACCATTCTCTCTCAGGAATGCAGCAATCAGCACTCTGACAACACTGAAATATCCAACACTGACAAGGCAATGATGAACAACATTCCCAGCAGCCCAATAGCAGCAGCTGGAGATTCAGGTGAATCTGCTGAAGTGAATGAGGTACAGGTAGAAAAATCATTAATTGAGCAAGAAGGGTCCAGCAGCTCAGGGCAGATACTCAGCGTTCCAGCTGGAGCAGTTCCTTGTTCAGTAACTCCAAAGGAAGTTTTATGTCCACAAATAGATTCCACGTGTCAAGACGAGAACAGTTGCAATGTGCCAGGAGGACCCACACTGGAGTTGCTGAAAGAACCTCTTCAAGGAGCTGACAGATTGAGGTCAGTGAATGACCCAGGTTTGGAGAAGAGGAGGTTGGAAGACCTCGATAAAAATGAGATTAACCACAAGAGTGAAAAAGATGTTGTTATTGGGAGAACTTCTGAGTCTGAAAAGCATGCAAGCCACCACAAGGAGAAGACACTTAACCCAAGCAAGTCAGAGAAGAGAAAGTGGCGCAAAAAGCTGGAGCTTGCTTCTTCAGACAGATGTTTGCGGAGTCAGCAGTCTAGGCCACAAACTGTGACCTGTCCCAGTGATAAAGAGCAGCCGCTGGTTTGTGCTGATGGGTTGCAGGTACCCTGTCTCAATGTAAAACTCCTGAGaaatcaaggtgagaggggctacAAAAGGGAGGTGTGTGTCAACAGAGTGGCATTGGTTCAGTTTCCAACAGACTGCTTCAACAAAATTCTTTTGCAAAGCATTATTGACCCGGAGAGCAGAGTACATGAGTCTCTTATTACCACGTCAGAGCAAGAATTTTGCAAAACAAGAAAGGTAGCAGTCAAGCAAGCCTCCAAGGATCTTCTGGCGAAGCTTGAAAGCTTTGAAGATGAAGAGCtgattgatgacagttctatctgTGACAGCACACACTATGGACAAAATCATATTCTTGAGGTCTGTGTGGATACAAAATCCTCTGAAGAGCGGAAAGTTTCCTTCTCCATTCAAAAAGTTGGAAGTGATCGGGATTCTGAGTCTTCCAATGGCCCCATGGATGAAATCTCTCCTGCGAACCGACAGCGGTCAAGCTCATGGAAGGCAGATACCTGTAAAGAGAACTCAAGGTGGGCAAAAGGAAGCCTTACGAGAAGGTCAACCAATTTTGGATCACTGCATCAAGCAGCGAAGGGAACAGCTTCAAAAGTGCCACCAGGAGATAAGAAGGTTGTTGGAGGGTCTCGCACCTTGAGATTCCCAAATCTGCCCAAGACTGAACCAGAAATGGCTGTGCTACAAGAGGACAGCAAATGCCCAAGCCTAAATCAATCCACTGGAGCTCTCCAGGAGAATGAAGATTCAGAATTGTTAGGTGTGAATGACCCCGATGCTCCAGAAGTGAGTCGGCCAAAGTTTTTGGACTGGTGCTCAGAGGATGAAAATCAAGAACTAATCACCACCCTGAATGCCACGTACGAGAACATTCACAAGGCTTGGATTCAGATGGAGAAGGAAGTGCCAGTGATGCAGAAAACCAAATCCAAGTCCGACCGGCTCAAGGAAATCTGGAAAAGCAAGAAGAGGGCACGGAAAGCGCGAGGACTTTATGACCACAAAATATCCCCTGTGCAGAAACTCTTTGTGACCAATTTCAACCTTGCCAGCATCTGTAAGTGGTTCATGGAAACGACCGAGACCAGGTCTCTGATCATTGTCAAAAATGTCAGTGCCCGGAATCCGGTGGAGACCATGAAAACCAAAACCTTCCTCCAGAAGAACTCCATGGTTGGCCTGTTCCCCAGTCCCCAGGCGGAGCGGCTGAAAAAGCACCTGAAAAAGTTTGCTGTGGCCTCCCCTGCTCGGAACAATTGTAAGACCCGGGCCTTGCTGGACCATGTGCAGCGGAGTGCCGCCACAGGAGCAGATGGAGCTGGGCAGCAGCAGCAATGGGACCTCTCGCTAGATGCTGGAGAAGGCCTGGCTCCCAGGGATCTCTTTCTGGCCAAAGTGGAAAGCACCTCTGTTGAGGGAGGCAGGTCACCCAGCAACAGGACAGCACCCCAACCCTCCAAGCATTTGGGGCTGAAGAAGCCGGTTAGCGCTTGGATCCTGCGGAAGTATTCCAACATGAGGGGCAAGCTACACAAATTGCAGCAGGGGAAAGAGCAAGCAGGGAGGAAGCTCCTAGCCAAACACAAAAGCGTCTGCATGAACCCCATGGTCTCACCCAAGCTGACCTCGCAGACCCAGCTGGACTCACGTGGAGCGCTTCTTCCCACTGCCCCTCCGAAACCTGAGGGCAAAGGGAAGAGGAAGGCACCTAAGAACACCTCTGTCAAGGGACTCCGTAAGGGACGAGTAAAGAGCAGCAAGTCCGAGGCAGGGCCTCCTGCACCTCCGTCCAAATTCACCCCCAAGCAGTTGTCAGCAAATCGTAAGTCCCGAGTGGAGGGCAGCTCTGTCAAGCCACCAGTCCCCAAAAAAACTGCTGCCGGCGGTAAGGCCCATGTTCCAGAGAAGAGATATTCTGGCCTGAAAACCATTGCAAGGGGCAAGAAACTGCCCCAGAGCCGAGACAGAGCCAAAGCCAAAAAGGTGAAAGGCAGCAGCAGCAAAGAGCGTCAGATGAAACCCACCAAGAAGACAGCAGCATCTTTGGCCAAGACCAAGCGGGGGGGTAAGACTGATGACAAAAAGAGAAACAAGGCGGCCACCCCAGCCAGACGCAAACGTAAGGGTGAAATCTCCTCTGAAGCCACGCACAAAAAGAAACGGAAACTAAATGAGAAGAGAGACCCAGTTCCCAACAAACGCAAGCGGACTGACGCAAAATGA
- the LOC144500329 gene encoding uncharacterized protein LOC144500329 isoform X6, whose protein sequence is MAKLCRHHQIQFMSVLSYMRSEVSPTEEPLESSLVEDMAASNPAAVQLQSKNPEGRAGRGSALQPCTSSSQEIQTPNELNSESIEEKRPAHEEVLLVGTEASNVASIEKPTPRSCCSSGNCIKHCTEEAGFSSMSVCTTDCNQMGSVEVLQKETVNREEISDSQLDQSSNECTHISTVARIEEVCSNSQEGNTEAAVPAKAQVESLLAPPEELLNLSKNLTKNQNGSRSASGATTDHKTTKHTPIQGGPRENISATKRMIKDNHVLTKETSAKDCWPVSKPRTTVRNTNGRLRLKPQVPPTKTARKSTRVSMLRARTPMPTMCQYVNEHDNQCDIVYISKPITECRFDAHRSLSSSRKTARKSTRGHLCNEEYWELKTVRTLAKNSTIEASKGNCPSLIPIPPTPVTPKQALILPVSVPAIGVPVVSDIQENSKPLLLKVLPEESQDFRCSESKGELVVKPSQTCRLQETEAPSHNANSPQGESGKPRDQTITYSSKTHSVEIKDTLVSNAQAGNPIPTSAVYQTLVDSSPENAGASESTEPLRLLKECRTTQWSPSKVEQIVKERGDMEGTSSTADCPNNSEPVPTNQNQNQLLSSVDKGSSSPGSIGINTILSQECSNQHSDNTEISNTDKAMMNNIPSSPIAAAGDSGESAEVNEVQVEKSLIEQEGSSSSGQILSVPAGAVPCSVTPKEVLCPQIDSTCQDENSCNVPGGPTLELLKEPLQGADRLRSVNDPGLEKRRLEDLDKNEINHKSEKDVVIGRTSESEKHASHHKEKTLNPSKSEKRKWRKKLELASSDRCLRSQQSRPQTVTCPSDKEQPLVCADGLQVPCLNVKLLRNQGERGYKREVCVNRVALVQFPTDCFNKILLQSIIDPESRVHESLITTSEQEFCKTRKVAVKQASKDLLAKLESFEDEELIDDSSICDSTHYGQNHILEVCVDTKSSEERKVSFSIQKVGSDRDSESSNGPMDEISPANRQRSSSWKADTCKENSRWAKGSLTRRSTNFGSLHQAAKGTASKVPPGDKKVVGGSRTLRFPNLPKTEPEMAVLQEDSKCPSLNQSTGALQENEDSELLGVNDPDAPEVSRPKFLDWCSEDENQELITTLNATYENIHKAWIQMEKEVPVMQKTKSKSDRLKEIWKSKKRARKARGLYDHKISPVQKLFVTNFNLASICKWFMETTETRSLIIVKNVSARNPVETMKTKTFLQKNSMVGLFPSPQAERLKKHLKKFAVASPARNNCKTRALLDHVQRSAATGADGAGQQQQWDLSLDAGEGLAPRDLFLAKVESTSVEGGRSPSNRTAPQPSKHLGLKKPVSAWILRKYSNMRGKLHKLQQGKEQAGRKLLAKHKSVCMNPMVSPKLTSQTQLDSRGALLPTAPPKPEGKGKRKAPKNTSVKGLRKGRVKSSKSEAGPPAPPSKFTPKQLSANRKSRVEGSSVKPPVPKKTAAGGKAHVPEKRYSGLKTIARGKKLPQSRDRAKAKKVKGSSSKERQMKPTKKTAASLAKTKRGGKTDDKKRNKAATPARRKRKGEISSEATHKKKRKLNEKRDPVPNKRKRTDAK, encoded by the coding sequence ATGGCTAAGCTGTGTAGACATCATCAGATACAGTTTATGAGTGTATTAAGCTACATGCGCAGTGAAGTGAGTCCAACTGAGGAGCCATTAGAATCATCACTAGTTGAGGACATGGCTGCCTCCAACCCAGCCGCTGTCCAACTACAGTCTAAAAACCCTGAAGGCCGAGCTGGGAGAGGATCTGCTTTACAACCATGTACTTCATCAAGCCAAGAGATACAAACGCCAAATGAATTGAACAGCGAAAGCATTGAGGAAAAACGGCCTGCTCATGAGGAGGTACTCTTGGTAGGAACTGAAGCAAGCAATGTTGCCTCCATTGAAAAACCAACACCCAGAAGCTGCTGTAGCAGTGGGAATTGTatcaaacactgcactgaagagGCAGGGTTCTCCTCTATGAGTGTATGTACTACTGACTGTAATCAAATGGGGAGTGTGGAAGTTTTACAAAAAGAAACTGTGAATAGGGAGGAGATCAGTGACTCACAACTGGATCAGTCTTCCAATGAATGTACGCACATCAGTACTGTTGCCAGAATAGAAGAAGTGTGTTCTAACAGTCAGGAGGGCAACACAGAGGCTGCAGTTCCTGCCAAAGCTCAGGTTGAATCACTTCTAGCTCCCCCTGAAGAGCTTTTGAACTTGAGTAAGAATTTGACCAAAAATCAGAATGGTTCACGGAGTGCTTCCGGAGCCACTACAGATCACAAAACAACTAAACACACACCAATTCAAGGAGGGCCTCGAGAAAATATTAGTGCTACCAAAAGAATGATCAAGGATAATCATGTGCTCACAAAGGAAACGAGCGCCAAAGATTGCTGGCCTGTCTCGAAGCCGCGCACCACTGTGCGCAACACCAATGGCCGTCTGAGATTAAAGccccaggttcctcccacaaagaCAGCCAGAAAGAGCACCAGGGTGTCTATGCTGCGGGCTCGGACTCCTATGCCCACCATGTGCCAATATGTGAATGAGCACGACAACCAGTGTGACATTGTTTACATCAGCAAGCCCATCACAGAATGTCGCTTTGATGCTCATAGGTCCTTATCTTCCAGTAGGAAAACTGCAAGGAAAAGCACACGTGGCCATCTCTGTAATGAAGAATATTGGGAGCTAAAAACTGTCCGTACATTGGCCAAGAACTCAACAATAGAAGCAAGCAAGGGAAACTGCCCCTCTTTGATCCCCATACCACCCACCCCAGTGACTCCGAAGCAAGCACTTATCCTGCCAGTTAGTGTGCCGGCCATTGGTGTTCCTGTGGTCTCTGACATTCAGGAGAACTCAAAGCCCCTGCTGTTAAAAGTTTTGCCGGAAGAAAGTCAAGACTTTCGTTGCTCAGAGAGCAAAGGTGAGCTGGTCGTCAAACCAAGTCAGACCTGTCGATTGCAAGAGACTGAGGCGCCTTCCCATAATGCGAACAGCCCACAAGGGGAGTCCGGGAAGCCCAGGGATCAGACCATCACTTACAGCTCCAAAACACACTCTGTGGAAATCAAGGACACACTGGTCTCGAATGCACAAGCGGGCAACCCCATCCCAACAAGTGCCGTTTATCAAACTCTTGTTGACAGCTCACCAGAAAATGCTGGTGCTAGTGAGAGCACTGAGCCATTGAGATTGCTGAAAGAGTGCAGGACGACCCAATGGAGCCCTTCTAAAGTGGAACAAATAGTTAAGGAAAGAGGAGACATGGAGGGAACATCCTCAACAGCAGACTGTCCAAACAATTCGGAGCCCGTTCCAACTAACCAGAACCAAAACCAACTGTTGTCATCTGTGGATAAAGGGAGCAGCAGTCCTGGTAGTATTGGAATTAATACCATTCTCTCTCAGGAATGCAGCAATCAGCACTCTGACAACACTGAAATATCCAACACTGACAAGGCAATGATGAACAACATTCCCAGCAGCCCAATAGCAGCAGCTGGAGATTCAGGTGAATCTGCTGAAGTGAATGAGGTACAGGTAGAAAAATCATTAATTGAGCAAGAAGGGTCCAGCAGCTCAGGGCAGATACTCAGCGTTCCAGCTGGAGCAGTTCCTTGTTCAGTAACTCCAAAGGAAGTTTTATGTCCACAAATAGATTCCACGTGTCAAGACGAGAACAGTTGCAATGTGCCAGGAGGACCCACACTGGAGTTGCTGAAAGAACCTCTTCAAGGAGCTGACAGATTGAGGTCAGTGAATGACCCAGGTTTGGAGAAGAGGAGGTTGGAAGACCTCGATAAAAATGAGATTAACCACAAGAGTGAAAAAGATGTTGTTATTGGGAGAACTTCTGAGTCTGAAAAGCATGCAAGCCACCACAAGGAGAAGACACTTAACCCAAGCAAGTCAGAGAAGAGAAAGTGGCGCAAAAAGCTGGAGCTTGCTTCTTCAGACAGATGTTTGCGGAGTCAGCAGTCTAGGCCACAAACTGTGACCTGTCCCAGTGATAAAGAGCAGCCGCTGGTTTGTGCTGATGGGTTGCAGGTACCCTGTCTCAATGTAAAACTCCTGAGaaatcaaggtgagaggggctacAAAAGGGAGGTGTGTGTCAACAGAGTGGCATTGGTTCAGTTTCCAACAGACTGCTTCAACAAAATTCTTTTGCAAAGCATTATTGACCCGGAGAGCAGAGTACATGAGTCTCTTATTACCACGTCAGAGCAAGAATTTTGCAAAACAAGAAAGGTAGCAGTCAAGCAAGCCTCCAAGGATCTTCTGGCGAAGCTTGAAAGCTTTGAAGATGAAGAGCtgattgatgacagttctatctgTGACAGCACACACTATGGACAAAATCATATTCTTGAGGTCTGTGTGGATACAAAATCCTCTGAAGAGCGGAAAGTTTCCTTCTCCATTCAAAAAGTTGGAAGTGATCGGGATTCTGAGTCTTCCAATGGCCCCATGGATGAAATCTCTCCTGCGAACCGACAGCGGTCAAGCTCATGGAAGGCAGATACCTGTAAAGAGAACTCAAGGTGGGCAAAAGGAAGCCTTACGAGAAGGTCAACCAATTTTGGATCACTGCATCAAGCAGCGAAGGGAACAGCTTCAAAAGTGCCACCAGGAGATAAGAAGGTTGTTGGAGGGTCTCGCACCTTGAGATTCCCAAATCTGCCCAAGACTGAACCAGAAATGGCTGTGCTACAAGAGGACAGCAAATGCCCAAGCCTAAATCAATCCACTGGAGCTCTCCAGGAGAATGAAGATTCAGAATTGTTAGGTGTGAATGACCCCGATGCTCCAGAAGTGAGTCGGCCAAAGTTTTTGGACTGGTGCTCAGAGGATGAAAATCAAGAACTAATCACCACCCTGAATGCCACGTACGAGAACATTCACAAGGCTTGGATTCAGATGGAGAAGGAAGTGCCAGTGATGCAGAAAACCAAATCCAAGTCCGACCGGCTCAAGGAAATCTGGAAAAGCAAGAAGAGGGCACGGAAAGCGCGAGGACTTTATGACCACAAAATATCCCCTGTGCAGAAACTCTTTGTGACCAATTTCAACCTTGCCAGCATCTGTAAGTGGTTCATGGAAACGACCGAGACCAGGTCTCTGATCATTGTCAAAAATGTCAGTGCCCGGAATCCGGTGGAGACCATGAAAACCAAAACCTTCCTCCAGAAGAACTCCATGGTTGGCCTGTTCCCCAGTCCCCAGGCGGAGCGGCTGAAAAAGCACCTGAAAAAGTTTGCTGTGGCCTCCCCTGCTCGGAACAATTGTAAGACCCGGGCCTTGCTGGACCATGTGCAGCGGAGTGCCGCCACAGGAGCAGATGGAGCTGGGCAGCAGCAGCAATGGGACCTCTCGCTAGATGCTGGAGAAGGCCTGGCTCCCAGGGATCTCTTTCTGGCCAAAGTGGAAAGCACCTCTGTTGAGGGAGGCAGGTCACCCAGCAACAGGACAGCACCCCAACCCTCCAAGCATTTGGGGCTGAAGAAGCCGGTTAGCGCTTGGATCCTGCGGAAGTATTCCAACATGAGGGGCAAGCTACACAAATTGCAGCAGGGGAAAGAGCAAGCAGGGAGGAAGCTCCTAGCCAAACACAAAAGCGTCTGCATGAACCCCATGGTCTCACCCAAGCTGACCTCGCAGACCCAGCTGGACTCACGTGGAGCGCTTCTTCCCACTGCCCCTCCGAAACCTGAGGGCAAAGGGAAGAGGAAGGCACCTAAGAACACCTCTGTCAAGGGACTCCGTAAGGGACGAGTAAAGAGCAGCAAGTCCGAGGCAGGGCCTCCTGCACCTCCGTCCAAATTCACCCCCAAGCAGTTGTCAGCAAATCGTAAGTCCCGAGTGGAGGGCAGCTCTGTCAAGCCACCAGTCCCCAAAAAAACTGCTGCCGGCGGTAAGGCCCATGTTCCAGAGAAGAGATATTCTGGCCTGAAAACCATTGCAAGGGGCAAGAAACTGCCCCAGAGCCGAGACAGAGCCAAAGCCAAAAAGGTGAAAGGCAGCAGCAGCAAAGAGCGTCAGATGAAACCCACCAAGAAGACAGCAGCATCTTTGGCCAAGACCAAGCGGGGGGGTAAGACTGATGACAAAAAGAGAAACAAGGCGGCCACCCCAGCCAGACGCAAACGTAAGGGTGAAATCTCCTCTGAAGCCACGCACAAAAAGAAACGGAAACTAAATGAGAAGAGAGACCCAGTTCCCAACAAACGCAAGCGGACTGACGCAAAATGA